GCCGCTCGTCGATCCCGTACGCAGAGAGAACCGCCCCGCTCGTGTGATCCATTACCACGGCGTACGGCCCCGACGCTCTTCAAACTTATCTCGCTCCGGACACATCAGTGAACAAAGATGGTCGTCGACGGGAGTTTCTGCGACCGAGTGTGAGGAGTCGTCCTCGAGGCGCCAGAACTCCGTTCCAGTGCGCTTTCGGACTCGTTCGCCGCTGCTGTTGTACGGTCGGAGGCGTGGAAACGCGCGGCCGCAACCTCGAATAACCGACAGGTATACGGCAATCCCTCACAAGGGTCAGAGTAACATGCAGGTCGGAATCGGGTTGCCGAACACGCTCGAAGGCGCGGATCGGGAGCTGCTCCTGACGTGGGCCCGACGGGCAGACGAGGGACCGTTTACGAGCCTCGGCGTGTTCGATCGACTGCTGTATCGGAGCACCGAACCGCTGTCGACGCTCGCCGTCTGCGCCGGCGTCACCGAGGAAATTCGACTCGCGACCTCGATCGTCGCGGGGCCGCTGCGAAACGACGCGCTGCTGGCGAAGGAGGCGGCGACGATCGACGCGCTCTCCGGCGGGCGACTCACGCTCGGACTCGCACTCGGGGCGCGCCGGGACGACTACGAGGCCGCCGGCGTCGACTACGGCAGTCGCGGCCGGCGGTTCTCGAGGCAGCTCTCGGAACTCCGTTCGTACTGGGAGGACGACGAGATGGGGCCGGAGCCGGTCCAGGATGGCGGCCCGCAACTGCTCGTCGGCGGCGACAGCGACCCGACCTTCCAGCGCGTTGGGCGGTACGCCGACGGCTACATTCACGGCGGCGGTCCGCCGCGGGCGTTCGAGAAACAGGCCAATCAGGCACGTGCGGCCTGGCAGGAGTCGGGCCGCCCCGGCGGCCCCGACCTCTGGGG
Above is a genomic segment from Natrononativus amylolyticus containing:
- a CDS encoding LLM class flavin-dependent oxidoreductase, with translation MQVGIGLPNTLEGADRELLLTWARRADEGPFTSLGVFDRLLYRSTEPLSTLAVCAGVTEEIRLATSIVAGPLRNDALLAKEAATIDALSGGRLTLGLALGARRDDYEAAGVDYGSRGRRFSRQLSELRSYWEDDEMGPEPVQDGGPQLLVGGDSDPTFQRVGRYADGYIHGGGPPRAFEKQANQARAAWQESGRPGGPDLWGHGYVALGEEAAERGREYLLDYYAFTGPFAERIAEGLLTTPQEVLQCIRGYADAGCDELILFPTVADEEQYDRLETVIENEWG